A single Populus alba chromosome 7, ASM523922v2, whole genome shotgun sequence DNA region contains:
- the LOC118040300 gene encoding LOW QUALITY PROTEIN: probable terpene synthase 12 (The sequence of the model RefSeq protein was modified relative to this genomic sequence to represent the inferred CDS: deleted 1 base in 1 codon) — translation MALCLSTNLPSVNSMNWKDIPRHPLPRAAHRTCINLQFTCSVSLKEPHEVSKRRLANYQPTSWSSDFLQSLKNDNADKIYKDKARELEEDVRCMINSGDMEMITMLEMIDDIQRLGLGRRFEKDIKRKLDRISSSERSYFEAEKSLRATALCFRLLRQHGYEISQDVFDGFIDDQGNFMASLHNDIEGMLSLYEASHLACEGEEILDKANKQTSIYLRNHLGNSDSSIITTERVSHALEAPLHHKMIMLEARWHIESYGKREDANPTLLQTSKLDFNMVQSVLQRDLQAMSRWWHGLGLKNKLRFSRDRLMECFFWTVGMAFEPEFSSCRKGLTKVTSFITTIDDVYDVYGALDELEVFTEAVERWDVSAVRNLPDYMKLCFLALFNTVNEMAYDHLKEQGEDVIPCLTKAWADLCKAFLQEAKWSYNNITPSFEEYLENAWRSVSGTVILIHAYFLLGENISKQALDHLVNYDELLRWPSIIFRLCNDLATSSAEIARGETANSISCYMYETGASEAEARKHIEKLIQKAWRNMNKCQIDNDETPFARSFAGTAINLARIAQCTYQHGDGHGAPDSRSKNRISSLIIEPISFSLIYIYIYIYIYIYIYIYIMHLVYRDISIFLEFYLDFEFERCLLMYVRRLE, via the exons ATGGCACTTTGTCTCTCTACCAACTTACCTAGCGTGAACTCCATGAATTGGAAAGATATACCGAGGCATCCTCTGCCAAGAGCAGCTCATAGAACTTGCATTAACTTGCAGTTCACTTGTTCAGTAAGCTTGAAAGAACCCCACGAAGTAAGTAAAAGACGATTGGCCAATTACCAGCCAACAAGTTGGAGCTCCGATTTCTTGCAGTCTTTAAAGAATGATAACGCA GACAAGATATACAAAGACAAGGCGAGGGAGCTAGAAGAGGACGTGAGGTGCATGATTAACAGTGGAGACATGGAGATGATAACCATGCTTGAAATGATTGATGACATTCAACGGTTAGGCTTGGGGCGTCGGTTTGAAAAAGACATAAAGAGAAAACTTGATAGAATTTCTTCTTCAGAACGAAGTTACTTTGAAGCAGAGAAATCTCTCCGTGCGACTGCTCTTTGCTTCAGGCTACTGAGACAACATGGTTATGAGATCTCTCAAG ATGTTTTTGATGGCTTTATAGATGATCAAGGCAATTTCATGGCCTCCCTCCACAACGATATCGAAGGAATGCTTAGTTTGTATGAAGCTTCACATCTTGCCTGTGAAGGAGAGGAAATTTTAGACAAGGCGAATAAACAGACAAGCATATACTTAAGAAACCATCTAGGAAACTCAGACAGCTCTATAATAACTACTGAAAGAGTCAGTCATGCTCTGGAGGCACCATTGCATCACAAGATGATCATGTTAGAAGCTCGATGGCATATTGAATCATACGGTAAGAGGGAAGATGCGAATCCCACGCTCCTCCAAACT TCCAAGTTGGATTTCAACATGGTTCAATCAGTCTTGCAAAGAGATCTCCAAGCCATGTCAAG GTGGTGGCATGGCCTGGGCTTGAAGAACAAGCTGAGATTTAGCAGAGACAGACTAATGGAGTGCTTTTTTTGGACTGTTGGAATGGCCTTTGAACCTGAATTTAGCTCGTGTCGCAAAGGACTGACAAAAGTGACGTCATTCATAACCACCATTGATGATGTCTATGATGTTTATGGCGCTTTGGATGAATTGGAAGTTTTCACAGAGGCTGTTGAAAG GTGGGATGTCAGTGCTGTGAGAAATCTTCCAGACTATATGAAGCTATGCTTCCTAGCCCTTTTCAACACAGTTAATGAAATGGCATATGACCACCTTAAAGAACAGGGAGAAGATGTCATTCCTTGTCTAACCAAAGCA TGGGCTGATTTATGCAAAGCATTCTTGCAAGAAGCAAAATGGAGCTACAACAATATCACACCATCATTTGAGGAATATCTTGAAAATGCATGGCGATCGGTATCAGGAACTGTCATCCTCATCCATGCCTATTTTCTTTTGGGAGAAAACATCTCCAAGCAAGCTCTTGATCACCTAGTAAACTACGATGAATTACTCAGATGGCCATCCATTATTTTTCGACTCTGCAATGATTTAGCCACTTCATCA GCAGAGATAGCCAGAGGGGAAACAGCTAATTCAATCTCTTGCTACATGTACGAAACCGGTGCTTCTGAGGCTGAGGCACGCAAACACATAGAGAAACTGATTCAGAAGGCATGGAGGAACATGAACAAATGTCAAATTGATAACGACGAAACTCCTTTTGCTAGAAGCTTTGCAGGAACAGCAATTAATCTCGCTAGGATTGCCCAGTGCACATACCAACATGGAGATGGTCATGGAGCTCCAGATAGCAGATCCAAGAATAGAATCTCGTCCCTGATAATTGAAcccatttcattttcattaatatatatatatatatatatatatatatatatatatatatatatatatataatgcaccTTGTATACAGGGATATAAGTATATTCCTCgaattttatcttgattttgagtttgaaaGGTGCTTATTAATGTATGTCAGGAGGTTAGAGTAA
- the LOC118040299 gene encoding BTB/POZ domain-containing protein At3g22104 yields MAVCCDLEVDVNGEETFMVDKKVIASYCGRLRKLFGKSTGSARNLKVIFNDFPGGAGNFELLSRFCYNNGRIDITPSNISFLHSAAQFMEMNNSVSGTHNLLEETEKSLKGMNYWAWSELLITIKQCQDLLPFPNSSGILEKCVDSLIGRMATFSEPSPCPSTSSPDSSGVRFSCDTRSTESLKNSFSRATWWFEDLLVLSTNMVGMVIKSMVLRKFDHVIISRFLFYYQKSKCYTGTSDEKCNVVETVIHILYILDWNSVSFKSLFGILRVALNLNISKCSRTKLESMIGSQMDQATLDNLLIPSPYGTNYLYNVNLVLRFLKAFLHGGISQTSPAQLRKVASLMDLYIAEVAPDPCLKPSKFLALTMALPDSARDSYDRIYRATDMYLQVHTGLSEEEKMKICCALNYEKLSAEACIHLSQNKRFPSKSTVQALMSQQVKLKSLLKATDKMKCYIDSPSGVSETGRKGKKNEASEQIVLYAGKLDPPTNNEKLRARLQGMQWRVTELEKICLKMQTQMTKIMKSRVSSHSTPRSLPKLCS; encoded by the exons ATGGCAGTTTGCTGTGATCTTGAAGTAGATGTCAATGGTGAAGAGACTTTCATGGTGGATAAg AAGGTCATTGCTTCATATTGTGGCagattaagaaaattatttggtAAATCAACAGGTAGTGCAAGAAATTTGAAAGTGATATTCAATGACTTTCCTGGTGGGGCTGGAAATTTTGAGCTCCTGTCAAGATTCTGCTACAATAATGGTAGGATTGACATAACTCCTTCAAATATTTCCTTCCTACATTCTGCTGCACAGTTCATGGAGATGAACAATTCTGTATCTGGAACTCATAACTTATTGGAAGAGACTGAGAAATCACTTAAAGGGATGAATTACTGGGCATGGTCTGAGCTATTAATCACTATAAAGCAGTGCCAAGATTTACTTCCGTTTCCAAATTCTTCTGGTATTCTTGAAAAATGTGTGGATTCTCTTATTGGAAGGATGGCTACTTTTAGTGAGCCTAGTCCATGTCCATCCACTTCTTCTCCAGATAGCTCTGGAGTCCGGTTTTCATGTGACACTAGAAGCACTGAGAGTTTGAAGAATAGCTTCTCTCGAGCAACCTGGTGGTTTGAGGATCTTTTGGTTTTGAGCACTAATATGGTTGGAATGGTGATCAAATCCATGGTCTTGCGGAAGTTTGATCATGTTATCATTAGTAGGTTTCTCTTTTATTACCAGAAATCAAAGTGCTATACTGGCACGTCTGATGAGAAGTGTAATGTAGTAGAAACTGTCATACATATACTTTATATTCTTGATTGGAACTCTGTTTCATTCAAGAGTTTATTTGGAATTCTTcgagttgctttgaatttgaaCATAAGCAAATGTAGCAGGACCAAGTTGGAGAGTATGATAGGTTCTCAGATGGATCAAGCAACTCTAGATAATCTGCTTATTCCTTCTCCATATGGGACGAATTACTTGTATAACGTGAATCTTGTTCTAAGGTTCTTGAAAGCTTTTCTGCACGGAGGAATCAGTCAAACGTCTCCAGCACAATTGAGAAAAGTTGCTAGTTTGATGGACTTGTATATAGCAGAAGTAGCCCCAGATCCTTGTCTAAAGCCTTCAAAGTTCTTGGCCCTAACCATGGCTCTGCCAGATTCTGCCAGAGATTCATATGACAGAATCTACCGTGCCACAGACATGTATCTACAG GTGCATACTGGATTatcagaagaagaaaagatgaagatatgCTGTGCATTGAATTATGAGAAGCTCTCAGCTGAAGCTTGCATCCACCTTTCTCAGAACAAAAGGTTTCCATCAAAAAGTACAGTCCAAGCTCTCATGTCTCAGCAAGTCAAGCTCAAAAGCCTACTCAAAGCCACCGACAAAATGAAATGCTATATTGATTCACCTTCTGGTGTTAGTGAGACTGGAaggaagggaaagaaaaatgaagccAGTGAACAAATTGTGCTCTATGCTGGTAAACTCGATCCTCCAACTAACAATGAGAAGCTTAGAGCCCGTTTGCAAGGAATGCAATGGAGGGTGACGGAATTGGAGAAAATTTGCTTGAAAATGCAAACACAGATGACAAAAATCATGAAGTCAAGAGTATCAAGCCATAGCACTCCCAGATCCTTACCCAAGCTTTGTTCATGA